A genomic window from Bicyclus anynana chromosome 11, ilBicAnyn1.1, whole genome shotgun sequence includes:
- the LOC112048133 gene encoding uncharacterized protein LOC112048133, whose protein sequence is MRRVRSTGKNLKYTGYLDYVTMLRVVKHIAAEDSEMANVVHLRPRTALNNSIIAIELHSDVRSKKPGILVIATINGMAWAGPNAVIELAEKLLYDTNYQTPFFNDYDWYLIPLANPDGMNFTTNLRQHRSIDSTEWSRNITARARTKPAVWYKNVDTENGKTCFGTNVNRNFAYHWQDDVRKTPNICSQYYPGPKPFSTPEARAIREYVHKLDDNVHLAIHLHASFVPKKELILYPWRYTLRQPSNYRTSQEIGEYAARQARLPDGRLYEVQQGSSDGRVAGSLSDYIAGVVGTELVYLVKPYHEMFPNHTDTSILELYVRKSISAILGLVRGWRSSTKQNTLSFFGKDVEF, encoded by the exons ATGAGAAGGGTAAGAAGCACGGGCAAAAATCTAAAATACACGGGCTATCTTGATTATGTCACCATGTTACGAGTCGTGAAGCATATAGCAGCTGAAGATTCCGAAATGGCGAACGTGGTACATTTGAGGCCGAGGACTGCGCTGAACAATAGCATCATAGCTATTGAGCTACACAGCGATGTCCGTAGCAAGAAACCAGGGATTCTCGTCATTGCCA CGATTAATGGAATGGCGTGGGCTGGGCCGAACGCAGTTATTGAATTAGCAGAAAAGCTCTTGTATGACACAAACTACCAAACACCTTTCTTTAATGACTATGATTG GTATCTCATCCCGCTAGCGAATCCAGACGGCATGAATTTCACCACGAACCTTCGTCAACACAGGTCAATAGACTCAACGGAGTGGTCGCGTAACATCACAGCAAGAGCTCGCACTAAACCTGCCGTATGGTACAAAAATGTCGACACCGAAAACGGCAAAACGTGTTTCGGGACAAATGTCAATCGTAACTTCGCATACCATTGGCAAG ACGATGTGCGGAAAACACCAAACATATGTTCACAATATTATCCCGGACCCAAACCTTTCTCCACGCCTGAAGCGAGGGCCATACGTGAATACGTCCACAAGCTTGATGACAATGTACATCTGGCGATACACTTGCATGCGAGTTTTGTGCCCAAGAAA GAGCTAATTCTATACCCGTGGCGCTACACGTTACGTCAGCCCAGCAATTATCGCACGTCACAAGAAATAGGAGAGTACGCTGCCCGACAAGCGCGTTTACCAGACGGTAGACTTTATGAG GTTCAGCAGGGAAGCAGTGACGGGCGCGTGGCAGGCTCCCTGAGCGACTACATCGCTGGCGTGGTGGGCACGGAGCTGGTGTACCTCGTCAAACCGTACCATGAGATGTTTCCAAATCACACTGATACCTCTATATTAG AATTGTATGTAAGGAAGTCGATATCTGCTATTCTCGGCTTGGTGCGCGGCTGGCGAAGCAGCACAAAGCAAAACACGCTTTCGTTCTTCGGTAAAGACGTCGAGTTCTAA
- the LOC112048139 gene encoding thioredoxin domain-containing protein 11 isoform X1 has protein sequence MFPTADSEIEDITRGTSVNSRPSSDSNERDSSENTQVAKPNINRELTLNMLIKELVFCIALAVTTYGALHNTPSKVSKVPQPERFFLSDSVVTDWYRGQLSNALSSMSLEDISFVMYYAPWDAESQFVRGEFEKAANILSDRVHFAAINCWNPGSECRLQHNKIPSWPILVAYTVTSRGVLYKGPRNAESMVKFLELIMKPLEKISNTEDLVNLLSICDAVAVGFTPLTGTSRSYNIWYNVALKFYEFDPIGELCFGAVTSGDLASDLGVDSLPNARLMLWNDTKEYKSEDSNQSWNETILANWLLENFSQPVARIIPMWKKSLNFNRYADGNPMLILFTPLNPLYEQLPSYALLREVAMEYYTCKNNASNEWTSELIKLQQVKRLLYHKKSFMKFCQEYKYNKPVKKATPQYKKPIVSQNNKYPWINVTQKNQKTGMANFLLKQGLALSKLIERSNDYSALWSTLGFLENCGESSSQSLPAEKGFYENYEKCQSFEEQFNNDLEMEQEDVETSMLPYDDDPLSAESLWHEHVKHFCRRMLFAHSVSPPVSPAKVSHGNITHIHGPACDTNYTISMIAVDSFRNYHFAESLGVDIKNKKDMTAVVILDSKHESQYVLSEEYTAKSIRDFIYNFTQKRLNRTLRSRIDDATHTHYFGSVGGTEPDGKDDSAVHIVDLTTHTFQEVVRTPGTVTVLAVCGGGCGALVSRALVQAARVLAACGVRVQPARIDALRHELPWQYTPPAHPTLLVFPAHRRGEAESRAFPGGERVTASGVVALVLRELGAPTHLRVSLALCAHSKITSEKTSCLRNMREHVTTAISRNLKYWRRTELTDLRASLFKRLEHLHDVALQLSLFHITDLRQQTDKQNTLLQSLDRLATIWDIDETLLRKNVIPKPIVAR, from the exons ATGTTTCCAACGGCGGACTCTGAAATTGAAGATATTACACGGGGCACGTCAGTGAACAGTAGACCAAGTTCAGATAGCAATGAGCGAGACTCTTCGGAAAATACGCAAGTGGCTAAACCGAACATTAACCGGGAGTTAACCCTCAATATGCTTATTAAAGAACTAGTGTTTTGTATTGCTTTAGCAGTAACCACATACGGAGCCTTGCATAACAC ACCTTCAAAAGTATCAAAAGTTCCTCAGCcagagagattttttttatcagacTCGGTAGTGACTGACTGGTACAGGGGCCAGCTAAGCAATGCTCTATCCTCTATGAGCTTAGAGGATATATCCTTTGTTATGTACTATGCGCCGTGGGATGCTGAGTCTCAATTTGTTAGGGGAGAGTTTGAAAAAGCAGCCAATATATTAAGTGACAGG gtACATTTTGCTGCCATTAATTGTTGGAATCCTGGCAGTGAATGCAGATtgcaacataataaaataccatCATGGCCTATATTAGTGGCATACACTGTCACCTCAAGAGGGGTTTTGTACAAAG GACCACGAAATGCAGAAAGCATGGTCAAATTTTTGGAGTTAATAATGAAACCactagaaaaaatatcaaatacagAAGACcttgttaatttattatctatatgtGAT gctGTGGCAGTAGGGTTTACGCCGTTGACAGGCACGTCTCGATCTTACAACATATGGTACAATGTGGCACTGAAGTTTTATGAATTTGACCCTATTGGCGAGTTATGTTTCGGTGCAGTTACATCGGGAGACCTAGCATCTGATCTTGGGGTTGACAGTCTACCAAATGCCAGACTCATGTTGTGGAATGATACAAAG GAATACAAATCAGAAGACTCCAATCAATCGTGGAATGAAACAATCCTTGCAAATTGGTTGTTGGAGAACTTTTCTCAACCTGTAGCAAGAATTATACCCATGTGGAAGAAATCGTTAAACTTCAATAGATATGCGGACGGCAACCCCATGCTTATTCTATTCACACCTCTCAATCCACTTTATGAACAACTACCTTCATATGCTCTG CTGCGTGAGGTGGCAATGGAGTATTACACATGCAAAAACAACGCAAGTAACGAATGGACATCAGAACTTATAAAACTGCAGCAAGTGAAAAGACTATTGTATCACAAAAAAAGTTTCATGAAATTCTGCCAAGAGTACAAATACAACAAGCCAGTCAAAAAAGCTACGCCACAATATAAAAAACCGATTGTATCGCAAAATAACAAATACCCATGGATAAATGTTACGCAAAAAAACCAGAAGACTGGCATGGCGAATTTCCTTCTAAAACAAGGATTGGCTTTGTCTAAACTTATAGAGAGATCCAACGATTATTCTGCACTATGGTCCACTTTGGGTTTCCTGGAGAATTGTGGTGAAAGTTCTTCCCAATCGTTACCTGCTGAAAAGGGTTTTTATGAAAACTATGAGAAGTGTCAGTCTTTTGAGGAGCAGTTTAACAATGACCTTGAAATGGAACAGGAAGA CGTTGAAACATCGATGCTGCCTTACGACGACGACCCGTTGTCAGCAGAAAGCCTGTGGCATGAACACGTGAAACATTTCTGTAGGCGAATGCTTTTCGCACACTCAGTGAGCCCGCCCGTGTCGCCAGCGAAAGTGTCTCACGGGAACATTACCCACATCCATGGCCCGGCGTGTGACACCAACTACACTATATCTATGATCGCTGTAGATAGCTTCAGGAATTACCATTTCGCTGAGTCTCTTGGTGTAGATATCAAAAACAAAAAGGATATGACCGCTGTAGTCATATTGGATAGCAAG CACGAAAGTCAATACGTCCTGTCAGAAGAGTACACAGCGAAGTCTATCAGAGACTTCATCTACAACTTCACTCAGAAGCGTCTGAACCGCACGCTGCGCTCGCGCATAGACGACGCCACGCACACGCACTACTTCGGCTCGGTCGGCGGCACCGAGCCCGACGGGAAGGACGACAGTGCGGTGCATATTGTAGATCTCACGACGCACACGTTTCAAGAAGTCGTGAGAACGCCTGGAACG GTGACCGTGCTGGCCGTGTGCGGCGGCGGCTGCGGCGCGCTGGTGTCGCGCGCGCTGGTGCAGGCGGCGCGCGTGCTggcggcgtgcggcgtgcgcGTGCAGCCCGCGCGCATCGACGCGCTGCGCCACGAGCTGCCGTGGCAGTACACGCCGCCCGCGCACCCCACCCTGCTCGTGTTCCCCGCGCACAG GCGCGGCGAGGCGGAGAGCCGCGCGTTCCCCGGCGGCGAGCGCGTGACGGCCAGCGGCGTGGTGGCGCTGGTGCTGCGCGAGCTGGGCGCGCCCACGCACCTGCGCGTCAGCCTCGCGCTCTGCGCGCACTCCAAG ATAACATCAGAAAAAACGTCGTGCTTGAGGAACATGAGGGAACACGTGACTACGGCGATCAGCCGCAACCTCAAGTACTGGCGGAGAACCGAACTGACTGACCTTCGTGCGTCACTGTTCAAAAGACTGGAACATCTGCACGACGTCGCTCTACAGCTCAGCCTCTTTCACATCACTGATCTCAgacaacaaacagacaaacaaaacacATTACTACAGTCCCTCGATAGATTAGCTACAATATGGGACATCGATGAGACTCTATTAAGAAAAAATGTCATTCCTAAACCTATAGTTGCAAGATGA
- the LOC112048139 gene encoding thioredoxin domain-containing protein 11 isoform X2 — protein MVKFLELIMKPLEKISNTEDLVNLLSICDAVAVGFTPLTGTSRSYNIWYNVALKFYEFDPIGELCFGAVTSGDLASDLGVDSLPNARLMLWNDTKEYKSEDSNQSWNETILANWLLENFSQPVARIIPMWKKSLNFNRYADGNPMLILFTPLNPLYEQLPSYALLREVAMEYYTCKNNASNEWTSELIKLQQVKRLLYHKKSFMKFCQEYKYNKPVKKATPQYKKPIVSQNNKYPWINVTQKNQKTGMANFLLKQGLALSKLIERSNDYSALWSTLGFLENCGESSSQSLPAEKGFYENYEKCQSFEEQFNNDLEMEQEDVETSMLPYDDDPLSAESLWHEHVKHFCRRMLFAHSVSPPVSPAKVSHGNITHIHGPACDTNYTISMIAVDSFRNYHFAESLGVDIKNKKDMTAVVILDSKHESQYVLSEEYTAKSIRDFIYNFTQKRLNRTLRSRIDDATHTHYFGSVGGTEPDGKDDSAVHIVDLTTHTFQEVVRTPGTVTVLAVCGGGCGALVSRALVQAARVLAACGVRVQPARIDALRHELPWQYTPPAHPTLLVFPAHRRGEAESRAFPGGERVTASGVVALVLRELGAPTHLRVSLALCAHSKITSEKTSCLRNMREHVTTAISRNLKYWRRTELTDLRASLFKRLEHLHDVALQLSLFHITDLRQQTDKQNTLLQSLDRLATIWDIDETLLRKNVIPKPIVAR, from the exons ATGGTCAAATTTTTGGAGTTAATAATGAAACCactagaaaaaatatcaaatacagAAGACcttgttaatttattatctatatgtGAT gctGTGGCAGTAGGGTTTACGCCGTTGACAGGCACGTCTCGATCTTACAACATATGGTACAATGTGGCACTGAAGTTTTATGAATTTGACCCTATTGGCGAGTTATGTTTCGGTGCAGTTACATCGGGAGACCTAGCATCTGATCTTGGGGTTGACAGTCTACCAAATGCCAGACTCATGTTGTGGAATGATACAAAG GAATACAAATCAGAAGACTCCAATCAATCGTGGAATGAAACAATCCTTGCAAATTGGTTGTTGGAGAACTTTTCTCAACCTGTAGCAAGAATTATACCCATGTGGAAGAAATCGTTAAACTTCAATAGATATGCGGACGGCAACCCCATGCTTATTCTATTCACACCTCTCAATCCACTTTATGAACAACTACCTTCATATGCTCTG CTGCGTGAGGTGGCAATGGAGTATTACACATGCAAAAACAACGCAAGTAACGAATGGACATCAGAACTTATAAAACTGCAGCAAGTGAAAAGACTATTGTATCACAAAAAAAGTTTCATGAAATTCTGCCAAGAGTACAAATACAACAAGCCAGTCAAAAAAGCTACGCCACAATATAAAAAACCGATTGTATCGCAAAATAACAAATACCCATGGATAAATGTTACGCAAAAAAACCAGAAGACTGGCATGGCGAATTTCCTTCTAAAACAAGGATTGGCTTTGTCTAAACTTATAGAGAGATCCAACGATTATTCTGCACTATGGTCCACTTTGGGTTTCCTGGAGAATTGTGGTGAAAGTTCTTCCCAATCGTTACCTGCTGAAAAGGGTTTTTATGAAAACTATGAGAAGTGTCAGTCTTTTGAGGAGCAGTTTAACAATGACCTTGAAATGGAACAGGAAGA CGTTGAAACATCGATGCTGCCTTACGACGACGACCCGTTGTCAGCAGAAAGCCTGTGGCATGAACACGTGAAACATTTCTGTAGGCGAATGCTTTTCGCACACTCAGTGAGCCCGCCCGTGTCGCCAGCGAAAGTGTCTCACGGGAACATTACCCACATCCATGGCCCGGCGTGTGACACCAACTACACTATATCTATGATCGCTGTAGATAGCTTCAGGAATTACCATTTCGCTGAGTCTCTTGGTGTAGATATCAAAAACAAAAAGGATATGACCGCTGTAGTCATATTGGATAGCAAG CACGAAAGTCAATACGTCCTGTCAGAAGAGTACACAGCGAAGTCTATCAGAGACTTCATCTACAACTTCACTCAGAAGCGTCTGAACCGCACGCTGCGCTCGCGCATAGACGACGCCACGCACACGCACTACTTCGGCTCGGTCGGCGGCACCGAGCCCGACGGGAAGGACGACAGTGCGGTGCATATTGTAGATCTCACGACGCACACGTTTCAAGAAGTCGTGAGAACGCCTGGAACG GTGACCGTGCTGGCCGTGTGCGGCGGCGGCTGCGGCGCGCTGGTGTCGCGCGCGCTGGTGCAGGCGGCGCGCGTGCTggcggcgtgcggcgtgcgcGTGCAGCCCGCGCGCATCGACGCGCTGCGCCACGAGCTGCCGTGGCAGTACACGCCGCCCGCGCACCCCACCCTGCTCGTGTTCCCCGCGCACAG GCGCGGCGAGGCGGAGAGCCGCGCGTTCCCCGGCGGCGAGCGCGTGACGGCCAGCGGCGTGGTGGCGCTGGTGCTGCGCGAGCTGGGCGCGCCCACGCACCTGCGCGTCAGCCTCGCGCTCTGCGCGCACTCCAAG ATAACATCAGAAAAAACGTCGTGCTTGAGGAACATGAGGGAACACGTGACTACGGCGATCAGCCGCAACCTCAAGTACTGGCGGAGAACCGAACTGACTGACCTTCGTGCGTCACTGTTCAAAAGACTGGAACATCTGCACGACGTCGCTCTACAGCTCAGCCTCTTTCACATCACTGATCTCAgacaacaaacagacaaacaaaacacATTACTACAGTCCCTCGATAGATTAGCTACAATATGGGACATCGATGAGACTCTATTAAGAAAAAATGTCATTCCTAAACCTATAGTTGCAAGATGA
- the LOC112048145 gene encoding nuclear distribution protein nudE-like 1 isoform X2, with protein MESTKHLDSNSVEYWKEQAKYYEQKSSEIQQELDEYTENSAQLEKELEASLAQVEKQNRDLEHQNQRLRNEIDMLRTKLERSQHETNALENELKALKIDKEKQGIYIRELEQKNDDLERGQRIISESVSCIETLLNQAYERNAVLESEVDEIENLRVNLQRATDEARDLKQELKVIEKIPLLKKEDSSTNDTLCNGHATRTQVEIETQTSISSPAKREVNGNAMTPSSRVSAINLVGDLLRKVGALESKLASCRGTVRPKEHSPNPSADVNKDYRCVLKN; from the exons atggaatctACGAAACATTTAGATTCGAATTCAGTGGAGTATTGGAAGGAACAAGCTAAATATTATGAGCAAAA GTCATCAGAAATTCAACAAGAATTGGATGAATACACAGAAAACTCAGCTCAACTGGAAAAGGAATTAGAAGCGTCACTGGCACAGGTCGAAAAGCAGAATAGAGATCTGGAACATCAAAACCAACGCCTCAGAAATGAAATTGACATGCTCAGG ACTAAATTAGAAAGGAGTCAACATGAGACAAATGCACTAGAAAATgaattaaaagcattaaaaatagataaagaGAAACAAGGTATATATATTAGAGAATTAGAGCAAAAAAATGACGATTTGGAAAGAGGACAGAG AATCATATCAGAGTCAGTTTCATGTATAGAGACGCTACTTAATCAGGCTTACGAACGTAATGCAGTGTTAGAGAGTGAAGTAGATGAAATTGAAAACTTGAGGGTGAATCTACAGAGAGCTACTGATGAGGCCAGAG ATCTAAAACAAGAATTGAAGGTTATAGAAAAAATTCCATTATTGAAGAAAGAAGACAGCAGTACAAATGATACACTATGCAATGGACATGCAACCCGAACCCAGGTGGAAATTGAAACACAGACTTCAATCTCATCACCAGCTAAAC GTGAAGTAAACGGCAATGCAATGACACCATCTTCACGAGTATCGGCAATCAACTTAGTTGGTGACCTTCTACGGAAAGTAGGG GCTTTGGAATCAAAGTTAGCGTCGTGTCGCGGTACAGTTAGACCTAAAGAGCATTCACCAAATCCAAGCGCAGACGTGAATAAGGACTACAGGTGTGTACTCAAGAACTAA
- the LOC112048145 gene encoding nuclear distribution protein nudE-like 1 isoform X1 — protein MESTKHLDSNSVEYWKEQAKYYEQKSSEIQQELDEYTENSAQLEKELEASLAQVEKQNRDLEHQNQRLRNEIDMLRTKLERSQHETNALENELKALKIDKEKQGIYIRELEQKNDDLERGQRIISESVSCIETLLNQAYERNAVLESEVDEIENLRVNLQRATDEARDLKQELKVIEKIPLLKKEDSSTNDTLCNGHATRTQVEIETQTSISSPAKREVNGNAMTPSSRVSAINLVGDLLRKVGLERFLCRECGKVKCSCGANSPNEPSASLDIGDAKNMVCGNENKQNDDDSVEYRTQTGFTRQYSRSEHTDSPRQLPLSTPRSSDQPLERSYQNENGKLRRSFIVRSREGLETFLNFSATRKGQDQGKGKQMLKQQF, from the exons atggaatctACGAAACATTTAGATTCGAATTCAGTGGAGTATTGGAAGGAACAAGCTAAATATTATGAGCAAAA GTCATCAGAAATTCAACAAGAATTGGATGAATACACAGAAAACTCAGCTCAACTGGAAAAGGAATTAGAAGCGTCACTGGCACAGGTCGAAAAGCAGAATAGAGATCTGGAACATCAAAACCAACGCCTCAGAAATGAAATTGACATGCTCAGG ACTAAATTAGAAAGGAGTCAACATGAGACAAATGCACTAGAAAATgaattaaaagcattaaaaatagataaagaGAAACAAGGTATATATATTAGAGAATTAGAGCAAAAAAATGACGATTTGGAAAGAGGACAGAG AATCATATCAGAGTCAGTTTCATGTATAGAGACGCTACTTAATCAGGCTTACGAACGTAATGCAGTGTTAGAGAGTGAAGTAGATGAAATTGAAAACTTGAGGGTGAATCTACAGAGAGCTACTGATGAGGCCAGAG ATCTAAAACAAGAATTGAAGGTTATAGAAAAAATTCCATTATTGAAGAAAGAAGACAGCAGTACAAATGATACACTATGCAATGGACATGCAACCCGAACCCAGGTGGAAATTGAAACACAGACTTCAATCTCATCACCAGCTAAAC GTGAAGTAAACGGCAATGCAATGACACCATCTTCACGAGTATCGGCAATCAACTTAGTTGGTGACCTTCTACGGAAAGTAGGG CTTGAAAGGTTTCTTTGCCGTGAATGTGGTAAGGTCAAATGTTCGTGTGGCGCAAACAGTCCAAACGAGCCGAGCGCTTCCTTGGACATAGGAGACGCGAAAAATATGGTCTGTGGAaacgaaaataaacaaaacgatGATGATTCGGTAGAGTACAGGACACAGACAGGCTTTACGCGTCAGTATTCGAGATCTGAGCACACTGACAGTCCGAGGCAGTTGCCTTTATCGACTCCGAGGTCATCCGATCAACCTCTTGAGAggtcctatcagaatgagaacGGTAAACTGAGGAGGTCCTTCATTGTGAGGTCGCGCGAGGGACTCGAAACGTTTCTCAACTTCTCCGCCACGAGGAAGGGACAGGATCAAGGAAAAGGGAAACAGATGTTGAAACAACAGTTttga